In Paenibacillus larvae subsp. larvae, the following proteins share a genomic window:
- the nth gene encoding endonuclease III: MNRKQVRHILDTIGEMFPDAHCELNHSNPFELTIAVLLSAQCTDETVNKVTQGLFQKYKRPEDYLAVSLDELEQDIRRIGLYRNKAKNIQKLCRILLDQYGGEVPKKHEQLVELPGVGRKTANVVVSNAFGIPAIAVDTHVERVSKRLGLANWKDSVLEVEKKLMKQVPEEEWTLTHHRLIFFGRYHCKAQKPKCEICPLPDICREGKKRMKLSDKRKNSE; this comes from the coding sequence ATGAACCGAAAGCAAGTAAGACATATTCTGGACACAATAGGTGAGATGTTTCCAGATGCACATTGCGAACTTAATCATTCGAATCCATTTGAACTGACCATTGCGGTTTTGCTTTCTGCCCAATGCACAGACGAAACAGTAAATAAAGTCACACAAGGTTTGTTTCAGAAATATAAACGACCTGAAGACTACCTGGCCGTTTCTCTGGATGAACTTGAACAGGACATCCGGCGCATCGGGCTATACCGTAATAAAGCTAAAAATATTCAAAAGCTGTGTCGGATTCTCCTGGATCAGTATGGCGGAGAGGTACCGAAAAAGCATGAACAGCTTGTCGAACTGCCCGGGGTTGGCAGGAAAACAGCTAATGTTGTTGTATCCAATGCATTTGGTATACCCGCGATTGCGGTAGATACCCATGTGGAAAGAGTATCCAAACGTCTTGGTCTGGCAAACTGGAAAGATTCTGTCCTGGAAGTAGAAAAAAAGCTGATGAAACAAGTTCCGGAAGAAGAGTGGACTTTAACTCATCATCGGCTGATATTCTTTGGGAGATATCATTGCAAGGCACAAAAACCTAAGTGTGAGATCTGCCCGCTGCCGGATATTTGCCGCGAAGGAAAAAAACGAATGAAATTAAGCGATAAAAGGAAAAATAGCGAGTGA
- a CDS encoding dynamin family protein has protein sequence MCQADAEAVELEKKLKQELQSIIDHAQITPPGTRELAARLMESIRPSFKVGWLNRAQQTAAERQRRLLAFDEDYRVQVESQLEWHVQDAVKKAIREQQVSSDREDLLKETETLQADITPEWLQSRIQADSALDNAYTLNYMKKTAGEIRQIIRTKTWGLLERIAQRARDRAASLREQSRARLSELQEQLAAEEELRHMAQRERAYEQSLRGLLEPLEAVMPRLPDLARLTTEAGKPAYGVVNATPVMDAILRVSHGESANCAAPADEERVAAAQSRGTQRSRVERTAARLRQAEALIREVPAMRTIARSLRDKAERLADRTFTVALFGAFSAGKSSFTNALLGERVLPVSPNPTTAAINTIMAPNEAWPHGTAKIKMKSRETLTADVLHSLDVLGIHSTTLEEALLQIKELDSSHIVGKGKPHVTFLKAVDKGWEETSDHLGEEIRADIEGFSSYVAQEHKSCFVEEIGLHYASLLLEDGVRIVDTPGADSINARHTGVAFNYIKNADAVWFVTYYNHAFSQADREFLLQLGRVKDSFELDKMFFVVNATDLASSKKELQEVLKHVAFNLQQHGIRQPKLYPVSSHKAIEAKQGGNIEALHVSGMDVFEGDFNKFTFEELTDISIRAANQELERAVHVLSTWIDNAREDEAERINRASLLRKTETAVLSILDQVTIETELKELTKEIRELLYYVKQRNSYRFNELYNLAFNPSSFRESGNRLKEVLLQVWQELFESIQFDLQQEVLATTLRVENTLNRLAQRKYVELGDRVKERLDDFEYETYESLSCPPWEGHVSLIVEGVSDKMLVQPFKNSKSFFEGEGKAKLRDQLERLLEKSVENWVREQTVLMIDIYQSFAKDCLEELRNKQKVAVKEHVEGILEALEMKFPLDRIVHMNQQLEQLVKV, from the coding sequence TTGTGTCAGGCAGATGCTGAAGCAGTTGAATTAGAGAAGAAATTAAAACAGGAATTGCAGTCGATCATTGATCATGCTCAAATCACGCCACCTGGTACACGGGAATTGGCTGCAAGGCTTATGGAAAGTATCCGACCTTCGTTTAAAGTCGGATGGCTAAACCGGGCACAGCAGACAGCGGCCGAACGTCAAAGAAGGCTCCTTGCCTTTGACGAAGATTACCGGGTTCAAGTGGAATCCCAATTGGAATGGCATGTTCAGGATGCGGTCAAGAAAGCAATCCGGGAGCAACAAGTTTCGTCTGATAGGGAAGATCTGTTGAAGGAGACGGAAACCCTTCAGGCGGATATAACTCCTGAATGGCTGCAAAGCCGTATTCAGGCAGATTCTGCTTTGGATAATGCTTATACATTGAATTATATGAAGAAGACAGCTGGAGAAATCCGCCAGATCATCCGGACCAAAACCTGGGGACTATTGGAGCGTATTGCCCAGCGTGCCCGGGACCGTGCAGCCTCACTTCGCGAACAGTCCCGAGCACGCCTCAGCGAGCTGCAAGAGCAGCTTGCCGCAGAAGAAGAGCTGCGTCACATGGCGCAGCGCGAGCGTGCTTACGAGCAGTCGCTGCGCGGACTGCTCGAGCCCCTGGAAGCCGTCATGCCACGGCTTCCAGATCTGGCCCGCCTAACTACGGAGGCGGGTAAACCTGCGTACGGCGTTGTTAATGCCACGCCGGTTATGGATGCGATTCTCCGGGTTTCGCACGGAGAATCGGCCAACTGCGCCGCACCCGCTGACGAAGAAAGGGTCGCAGCAGCACAATCACGCGGAACACAGCGGTCGCGGGTGGAGCGAACGGCAGCCCGACTTCGGCAGGCTGAAGCACTTATTCGCGAGGTTCCGGCGATGCGCACCATTGCGCGTTCGCTGCGCGATAAAGCGGAACGTCTGGCGGACCGGACGTTCACCGTGGCCTTGTTCGGCGCTTTCAGTGCGGGAAAATCCTCGTTCACCAATGCGCTGCTTGGGGAACGGGTGCTGCCGGTATCGCCGAACCCGACTACTGCGGCCATTAATACAATTATGGCGCCGAATGAGGCCTGGCCGCACGGTACAGCTAAGATTAAGATGAAAAGCAGGGAAACCTTGACGGCAGATGTACTACATTCTTTGGATGTATTAGGGATCCATTCCACTACCTTGGAGGAGGCTCTTCTGCAAATAAAGGAACTTGATTCCTCCCATATAGTAGGAAAAGGAAAGCCGCATGTAACCTTTTTGAAAGCAGTGGATAAGGGATGGGAAGAAACCAGTGACCATCTGGGGGAAGAGATTCGGGCAGATATAGAAGGTTTTTCTTCTTACGTGGCACAGGAGCATAAGTCCTGTTTTGTTGAAGAGATTGGGTTGCACTATGCCTCTCTGCTTTTGGAGGATGGGGTTAGGATCGTGGATACACCCGGAGCTGACTCGATTAACGCACGCCATACCGGTGTAGCGTTTAACTATATCAAAAACGCCGATGCGGTTTGGTTCGTAACCTATTATAATCATGCTTTTTCCCAGGCGGACCGGGAATTTCTTTTACAGCTTGGACGGGTGAAAGATAGTTTTGAACTAGATAAGATGTTTTTTGTGGTCAATGCCACAGATCTTGCCTCCTCCAAAAAAGAACTTCAAGAAGTACTGAAACATGTTGCATTCAATCTTCAACAGCATGGCATTCGTCAGCCCAAACTTTATCCGGTCTCCAGCCATAAGGCGATTGAGGCTAAGCAAGGCGGGAATATCGAAGCTCTTCATGTATCGGGAATGGATGTATTTGAAGGGGATTTTAACAAGTTTACGTTTGAAGAATTGACCGACATTTCGATCAGAGCAGCAAATCAGGAATTGGAACGGGCCGTTCATGTCTTATCTACTTGGATAGATAATGCCAGAGAAGATGAAGCCGAGCGAATAAATAGAGCCAGTTTACTTAGAAAGACGGAAACGGCTGTCTTGTCTATACTGGACCAAGTAACGATAGAGACAGAACTAAAGGAATTAACCAAAGAAATCCGGGAACTATTGTATTATGTCAAACAGAGGAATAGCTATCGGTTTAATGAGCTGTATAATTTGGCTTTCAATCCATCCTCATTTAGAGAATCCGGAAACCGGCTTAAAGAAGTACTACTACAGGTCTGGCAAGAACTATTCGAATCCATTCAATTTGATTTGCAGCAGGAAGTTCTGGCTACAACCCTACGGGTCGAAAATACCTTGAATCGGCTAGCACAAAGAAAGTATGTGGAACTTGGCGATAGGGTAAAAGAGAGATTGGATGATTTTGAGTATGAAACCTATGAATCACTATCCTGCCCACCCTGGGAAGGGCACGTATCCCTCATCGTGGAAGGGGTATCTGATAAGATGCTAGTGCAACCTTTTAAAAATTCAAAATCGTTCTTCGAAGGGGAAGGAAAAGCAAAGCTACGTGATCAGTTGGAACGTCTTCTGGAAAAATCAGTGGAAAATTGGGTTCGGGAACAAACGGTTCTAATGATCGATATTTACCAGAGTTTTGCAAAGGACTGTTTGGAAGAACTGAGAAATAAACAAAAAGTCGCGGTGAAAGAACATGTAGAAGGAATTCTGGAAGCTCTTGAGATGAAATTTCCGTTGGATCGGATTGTTCATATGAACCAGCAACTGGAGCAACTGGTCAAAGTATAA
- a CDS encoding sigma-70 family RNA polymerase sigma factor, which yields MRLNPEKTEKDSVNTLILEYQDSESNEIATTLLLQFESTVRMAAGKMSRNRPDLYEDLYQVGQMSLLKLFKQFDPSHGVQFEAYMMKSIIGHMKNYLRDKSWYIQVPRRIKEKGFQIQQAIDSLTMKLERSPNVDEIANELGLSTEETIEILAGRECYHYVSLDMPLSTEENGSTIGDVLGIQEDEYLHVDNRLDLQEAMEHLKPEEKKALILAYIDGYSQRTIAQELDISQMSVSRMQRRALSKLREYFKVKEPAGKDH from the coding sequence ATGAGACTAAACCCGGAAAAGACAGAAAAGGACTCGGTAAACACCCTGATCCTGGAGTATCAGGACTCGGAAAGTAATGAAATTGCAACAACTCTTCTGCTTCAATTTGAATCCACGGTACGGATGGCGGCCGGCAAAATGTCACGCAACAGGCCGGACTTGTATGAGGATCTTTACCAGGTGGGGCAAATGTCCTTGCTTAAATTGTTTAAACAGTTTGACCCTTCCCATGGTGTTCAATTTGAAGCTTATATGATGAAGAGCATAATCGGACATATGAAAAATTATTTGCGGGATAAATCCTGGTACATTCAGGTTCCAAGACGCATCAAGGAGAAGGGATTCCAGATCCAACAGGCGATCGATTCCTTAACCATGAAACTGGAACGTTCTCCAAATGTGGATGAAATTGCAAATGAGCTCGGACTATCTACGGAAGAAACAATTGAAATCCTCGCAGGGCGCGAATGCTATCATTATGTTTCTTTGGATATGCCGTTGTCAACGGAAGAGAACGGCTCGACTATTGGAGACGTGTTGGGCATTCAGGAAGACGAATATCTGCACGTAGATAACCGCCTGGATTTGCAGGAAGCTATGGAACATTTAAAGCCGGAGGAAAAGAAGGCGCTGATACTCGCTTATATAGACGGTTATTCACAGCGGACGATCGCCCAGGAATTGGATATCTCCCAAATGAGTGTTTCGCGAATGCAGAGAAGGGCTCTTTCAAAACTGAGGGAGTATTTTAAAGTCAAGGAACCGGCCGGAAAGGATCATTGA
- the rsbW gene encoding anti-sigma B factor RsbW, whose product MKPTSRSVKLTLPAEAEYLDIVRLTLYGVTSKLGFSYEEIEDMKVAVSEACNNVIVHTYEPDESGVLEVSFDPVRNGVFITIKDQGQSFDHIQKIESISSLHNKSLQEVRTGGLGLYLMQALMDKVEVKGENGTEVILYKSVSKSEEMV is encoded by the coding sequence ATGAAACCTACATCCCGCTCCGTTAAGTTGACACTTCCTGCTGAGGCAGAATATTTAGACATTGTGCGTCTAACTTTATATGGAGTAACTTCCAAGCTTGGATTTTCTTATGAGGAAATTGAGGATATGAAAGTTGCCGTATCTGAAGCTTGTAATAATGTGATTGTACATACTTATGAGCCAGACGAATCAGGTGTCTTGGAAGTGAGCTTTGATCCGGTCCGGAATGGTGTTTTTATCACGATCAAGGATCAGGGGCAGAGCTTTGATCACATACAAAAAATTGAATCTATCAGCTCGTTGCATAATAAATCTTTGCAGGAAGTAAGAACTGGTGGACTTGGGCTTTACCTGATGCAGGCTCTTATGGACAAAGTAGAAGTGAAGGGGGAGAACGGAACCGAAGTTATTCTGTACAAATCGGTTAGCAAAAGCGAGGAAATGGTATGA
- a CDS encoding GerMN domain-containing protein, with protein sequence MNKKRWLQGAIITSLVMLAATGCGQKKEPLGAASSAPTNTPAASSVPAATPGTEADQKSQETNTPEMKTVQIKVYYTDQNAEKLVEKQENISYKTDREKYAAALNALKKSSDPNVIPLFEQVTFKSVTPDNDALKVDLSFTEAAQLGGSGEEMLIQALKKTAFQFPEISKLYITKDGKQVESLMGHFDLPYPITK encoded by the coding sequence ATGAACAAAAAACGTTGGTTACAAGGTGCAATTATCACATCATTGGTTATGTTGGCAGCAACCGGTTGCGGACAAAAGAAAGAACCGCTCGGTGCAGCAAGCTCTGCTCCAACAAATACACCTGCCGCATCCTCAGTACCTGCGGCAACACCCGGAACTGAAGCTGATCAAAAGTCTCAGGAAACAAATACTCCTGAAATGAAAACCGTACAAATCAAAGTGTATTATACGGATCAGAATGCGGAAAAACTGGTAGAGAAGCAGGAGAATATTTCCTATAAAACAGATAGAGAAAAATATGCGGCTGCGCTTAATGCACTAAAAAAATCTTCCGATCCGAATGTTATTCCCTTGTTCGAACAGGTAACATTCAAAAGCGTGACTCCTGACAATGACGCACTGAAAGTTGATCTTTCCTTTACGGAAGCGGCACAGCTTGGAGGGAGCGGAGAGGAAATGCTGATACAAGCACTCAAGAAAACGGCTTTCCAATTCCCGGAGATTAGCAAATTGTATATTACCAAAGACGGTAAACAGGTTGAATCACTTATGGGACATTTTGACCTGCCTTACCCTATTACAAAATAA
- a CDS encoding STAS domain-containing protein has protein sequence MIIGKNFRIEKESNSESNIINFIGELDLSKAPEFKAAADPLLQDKDRRLVLNMKELSNMDRTGLGVILPIIKTRHSLQAPLAVEDIPPKIQKLFDITGMIPFLTAVTNTVK, from the coding sequence ATGATAATTGGTAAAAATTTTCGCATAGAAAAAGAGAGCAATAGCGAGTCCAATATTATAAATTTCATCGGCGAACTGGATTTGTCTAAAGCGCCGGAATTTAAAGCAGCTGCAGATCCTCTGTTACAAGATAAAGACCGCCGTCTGGTATTGAATATGAAGGAACTTAGCAATATGGACCGTACGGGGTTAGGTGTCATTCTCCCAATAATAAAAACCAGGCATTCTTTACAGGCTCCTTTGGCAGTTGAGGATATTCCTCCGAAAATCCAAAAACTATTTGATATTACAGGCATGATTCCGTTTTTGACGGCCGTAACGAATACTGTTAAATAA
- the leuC gene encoding 3-isopropylmalate dehydratase large subunit: MSKQTMFEKIWNQHVIHQEEGKPSILYIDLHLVHEVTSPQAFEGLRLSGRRVRRPDLTFATMDHNVPTKDRFNIEDPISKQQIDTLTANCKEFGVKLFDLNSMDQGVVHVMGPELGLTHPGKTIVCGDSHTSTHGAFGALAFGIGTSEVEHVMATQTLQQAKPKTMEVRINGKLGAGVTAKDLILGVIAKYGTDFATGYVIEYTGEAIRSLSMEERMTVCNMSIEAGARAGLIAPDQTTFDYLKGRPYVPAGEAFDDAVDAWKQLTTDEGAAYDQVVEFDAGSLVPQVTWGTSPGMGTDVTEIVPDPRQFPTENQRKAAQKAIEYMGLTPGVPMTELKVDRVFIGSCTNGRIEDLRAAAAVAKGHKVASHVDAIVVPGSGRVKLQAEQEGLDQVFKEAGFEWRDAGCSMCLAMNPDVLNPGDRCASTSNRNFEGRQGRGGRTHLVSPAMAAAAAIRGHFVDVRDWVFQIAREA; encoded by the coding sequence ATGAGTAAACAAACAATGTTTGAGAAAATTTGGAATCAGCATGTGATTCACCAAGAGGAAGGGAAACCGAGCATTTTGTATATTGATCTGCACCTGGTTCATGAGGTGACTTCCCCTCAGGCATTTGAAGGGCTTCGGCTTTCTGGACGCAGGGTAAGACGGCCTGATTTGACTTTTGCCACGATGGACCATAACGTTCCCACCAAGGATCGCTTTAACATTGAAGATCCCATATCCAAACAGCAGATCGATACGCTGACGGCAAACTGTAAGGAATTTGGAGTAAAGTTATTTGACTTGAACAGCATGGATCAAGGGGTAGTTCATGTCATGGGGCCGGAACTTGGACTTACACATCCCGGGAAAACAATTGTATGCGGCGATAGCCATACCTCGACTCACGGAGCGTTCGGGGCCCTTGCTTTTGGAATCGGCACAAGTGAGGTGGAACACGTTATGGCCACACAAACTCTTCAGCAGGCCAAACCTAAGACTATGGAAGTACGGATTAACGGAAAGCTGGGAGCGGGAGTGACTGCTAAAGATCTGATCCTTGGGGTTATTGCGAAATATGGAACGGACTTTGCTACCGGTTATGTTATCGAGTATACCGGAGAAGCAATCCGTTCCTTATCGATGGAAGAACGGATGACAGTTTGCAACATGTCAATTGAAGCTGGTGCCCGTGCCGGCCTGATTGCTCCGGATCAAACGACTTTCGATTACTTGAAAGGCCGCCCTTATGTTCCGGCAGGGGAAGCCTTTGACGATGCGGTGGATGCATGGAAACAATTGACCACAGATGAAGGTGCGGCTTATGATCAAGTGGTGGAGTTCGATGCAGGCTCCCTTGTCCCGCAAGTAACTTGGGGAACCAGCCCGGGAATGGGAACGGATGTAACGGAAATTGTTCCGGATCCCCGGCAATTTCCAACGGAAAATCAGCGTAAAGCTGCGCAAAAGGCAATTGAATATATGGGGCTTACTCCCGGTGTACCTATGACAGAATTAAAAGTAGACCGCGTATTTATCGGTTCCTGTACCAATGGCCGGATTGAGGATTTGCGTGCGGCAGCAGCTGTGGCCAAGGGGCATAAGGTGGCCTCCCATGTTGATGCCATTGTTGTCCCGGGATCGGGAAGAGTCAAACTTCAGGCAGAACAGGAAGGTTTAGATCAAGTCTTTAAGGAAGCGGGTTTTGAATGGAGGGATGCCGGATGCAGTATGTGTCTGGCCATGAATCCGGATGTGCTGAATCCTGGAGACAGATGCGCTTCTACTTCCAACCGTAATTTTGAAGGCCGCCAGGGACGAGGAGGCCGTACTCATCTGGTTTCACCAGCTATGGCTGCGGCAGCGGCTATTCGGGGGCATTTTGTCGATGTGCGTGATTGGGTCTTCCAAATCGCCCGGGAAGCCTAA
- the leuD gene encoding 3-isopropylmalate dehydratase small subunit, which yields MQAFVKHTGKTAPVDRVNVDTDAIIPKQFLKRIERTGFGQFLFYEWRFHENGKVNEEFELNQPRYNGASVLLSRANFGCGSSREHAPWAILDYGFRCVIAPSFADIFYNNCFKNGILPIKLSEDEVEQLFQRTVKYPDYQLHIDLEKKEIADDCGLAFRFDLDEHRRQFLLQGLDDIGLTLQHEEAISSYEEQHRTRLVYPV from the coding sequence ATGCAAGCATTTGTGAAGCATACAGGAAAAACAGCGCCGGTGGACCGGGTGAATGTGGATACGGACGCCATTATCCCAAAACAGTTTCTCAAACGGATTGAACGTACCGGATTCGGACAGTTTTTATTTTACGAATGGAGATTTCATGAAAACGGGAAGGTTAACGAGGAATTTGAACTTAACCAGCCCCGGTACAACGGTGCTTCAGTACTGCTCTCCAGAGCCAACTTTGGCTGCGGCTCCTCTAGGGAGCATGCGCCGTGGGCCATCTTGGATTACGGATTCAGATGCGTAATTGCCCCCTCTTTTGCGGATATTTTTTACAATAACTGCTTTAAAAACGGGATCTTGCCCATCAAACTGTCAGAAGATGAAGTGGAACAACTTTTCCAACGTACGGTTAAGTATCCTGATTATCAGCTGCATATTGATTTGGAAAAGAAAGAAATCGCAGATGATTGCGGACTTGCGTTCAGGTTTGATTTAGACGAGCATAGAAGACAGTTTTTGCTTCAGGGGCTGGATGATATTGGACTTACTCTTCAACACGAAGAAGCGATTTCAAGTTATGAGGAGCAGCATCGTACAAGGCTGGTTTACCCAGTTTAA
- a CDS encoding dynamin family protein codes for MKKQTTNRDHLHKKAIQLQRTANIVKEAGDNTRADQLLELKGKLENKQLTLSFCGHFSAGKSTMINHLCGTALLPSSPIPTSANVVSITNGEKGAEVIHRTEQGLVKQEKSLEQVQQYCLNGRDIETVRLRYLLPFLGRHTILLDTPGIDSTDDAHHRATESALHLADVVFYVMDYNHVQSEVNLTFAKQMQERGKPLYLIVNQIDKHREEELTFERFKESAYEAFRNWEINPGGWLFLSLKEPAHPNNEWTTFTALIQHLIDKREELLAYNIDQAATYVLSEHVKWTGEQQEERKVQLKEKLNGESCLQARKELEEL; via the coding sequence ATGAAAAAGCAAACCACCAACAGAGATCATCTGCACAAAAAGGCTATCCAATTGCAGCGGACGGCTAATATTGTAAAAGAGGCCGGAGATAATACGAGGGCGGACCAATTACTTGAGCTGAAAGGTAAGCTTGAGAACAAACAATTAACGCTATCCTTCTGCGGCCATTTCTCAGCAGGAAAATCCACAATGATCAATCACCTTTGTGGAACCGCTTTACTTCCTTCAAGCCCTATCCCTACGAGTGCTAATGTGGTTTCCATAACTAATGGAGAAAAAGGAGCGGAAGTTATTCACCGAACGGAACAGGGACTCGTCAAGCAAGAGAAGTCTTTGGAACAAGTGCAGCAATATTGCCTGAATGGACGGGATATCGAGACGGTTCGGCTTAGGTACCTCCTTCCTTTTTTGGGACGACATACTATATTGCTGGATACACCGGGGATTGATTCTACAGATGACGCCCATCACCGGGCTACTGAGTCTGCCTTACACCTGGCAGATGTAGTATTTTACGTTATGGACTATAACCATGTCCAGTCCGAGGTAAACCTGACATTTGCCAAACAAATGCAAGAACGGGGGAAACCCCTTTATTTGATTGTGAACCAGATAGATAAGCACCGGGAAGAAGAATTGACTTTTGAAAGGTTTAAGGAGTCAGCTTATGAAGCTTTCCGGAACTGGGAGATTAACCCGGGAGGATGGCTGTTTCTTTCTCTAAAGGAGCCAGCCCACCCTAATAATGAATGGACAACCTTTACGGCCCTAATTCAACATTTGATAGACAAGCGGGAAGAACTGCTTGCTTATAATATTGACCAGGCTGCAACCTATGTATTATCTGAACATGTTAAATGGACAGGGGAACAACAAGAAGAACGAAAAGTACAACTTAAGGAAAAATTGAATGGGGAAAGCTGCTTACAAGCGCGTAAGGAACTGGAAGAACTGTAG
- a CDS encoding N-acetylmuramoyl-L-alanine amidase family protein, whose amino-acid sequence MKRWVTSLLALLMIVVTFIPNVAVGASYEEVKLVLNGKELNPDVPARIVDNYTVVPINTISKATGADISWDGDNWIVTVVKGGKTVKLTIGNKTAYVNGVPQTLPVAPFIENGRTLVPLRFVGEVLGLDITWDGINYIVYMTDKNIADKAIVHSISLTGNDLHIFGSSNLQQPKVFTLSSPERIVMDIPNAKLGDQLESQVSGGQGILNVVNGSVDKIRFSNFSSNPATVWVILDLKQKVDYKLLNPTTQGDIYLQLAGGNNGSAKFKVVIDAGHGGHDSGAISVTSKKEKDFTLAVAKKVDSLLSQEPEIQGIMTRSTDVFVELSDRANVANNLNANLFLSIHGNKFTSTSARGTETWYTREDASKKFAAVVQKHAVGATGFYDRGVKKGNLAVTRETKMPAALVEVGFLSNPTEEALMYQDAFQEKVARSLVAAIKEYLNVR is encoded by the coding sequence ATGAAACGATGGGTGACTAGCTTGCTGGCGCTGCTTATGATCGTCGTAACGTTCATACCAAATGTCGCTGTAGGTGCATCGTACGAGGAAGTAAAGCTGGTTTTGAACGGAAAAGAGCTGAATCCGGATGTGCCGGCACGGATAGTAGACAATTATACCGTCGTGCCAATCAATACGATCTCGAAAGCTACAGGAGCGGATATCTCTTGGGACGGAGACAACTGGATTGTTACCGTGGTCAAGGGAGGCAAAACCGTTAAGCTGACAATTGGCAATAAGACAGCATATGTAAATGGGGTTCCGCAGACCCTTCCGGTAGCTCCTTTTATTGAAAACGGGAGAACGCTAGTTCCGCTTCGGTTTGTTGGAGAAGTCTTGGGGCTGGACATTACATGGGATGGAATCAATTATATTGTCTATATGACAGATAAAAATATTGCTGATAAGGCAATCGTTCATTCCATCAGCCTGACAGGTAATGACCTCCATATATTTGGAAGCAGCAATCTGCAGCAGCCCAAGGTCTTTACCCTGAGTAGTCCGGAACGTATTGTTATGGACATCCCGAATGCCAAACTGGGAGACCAGTTGGAAAGCCAGGTTTCGGGCGGACAGGGCATTCTGAATGTAGTCAATGGTTCCGTGGACAAAATCCGCTTCTCAAACTTCTCTTCCAATCCGGCAACAGTATGGGTTATTCTGGATCTTAAACAAAAAGTGGATTATAAGCTTCTGAATCCGACCACCCAAGGGGATATTTATCTTCAACTTGCTGGCGGAAACAACGGCTCAGCCAAATTCAAAGTCGTTATAGATGCCGGACATGGCGGCCATGATTCAGGAGCGATTTCAGTCACCAGCAAAAAAGAGAAGGATTTTACTCTGGCAGTGGCGAAGAAAGTGGATAGTCTGCTAAGTCAGGAGCCAGAAATCCAGGGCATAATGACCCGGAGTACGGATGTATTTGTTGAATTGAGTGACCGTGCGAATGTGGCCAATAATCTGAATGCGAACTTATTCTTATCCATCCATGGAAACAAATTTACTTCCACTTCCGCTAGGGGAACCGAAACCTGGTATACAAGGGAAGATGCAAGTAAAAAATTTGCTGCGGTTGTGCAAAAACATGCTGTTGGAGCAACAGGCTTCTACGACCGCGGTGTCAAGAAAGGGAACTTGGCCGTCACCCGGGAAACCAAAATGCCGGCTGCACTGGTAGAGGTTGGTTTCTTGTCTAACCCGACGGAAGAAGCCTTGATGTATCAGGATGCATTTCAGGAAAAAGTGGCAAGGTCATTGGTAGCAGCAATCAAGGAGTATCTGAACGTAAGATAA